In Drosophila santomea strain STO CAGO 1482 chromosome 2L, Prin_Dsan_1.1, whole genome shotgun sequence, a single window of DNA contains:
- the LOC120444304 gene encoding angiotensin-converting enzyme-related protein: protein MGACNITVLLLVIMLWLPHGLSMDNSCSASVLEARRFFELENEQLRRRFHEEFLSGYNYNTNVTEANRQAMIDVYARNAELNKRLAQQIKASDYIQSEDADIRRQAEHLSKLGASALNADDYLALQNAISSMQTNYATATVCSYTNRSDCSLTLEPHIQERLSHSRDPAELAWYWREWHDKAGTPMRENFAEYVRLTRKASQLNGHRSYADYWVQFYEDPDFERQLDATFKQLLPFYRQLHGYVRFRLRQHYGPDVMPAEGNIPISLLGNMWGQSWNELLDLFTPYPEKPFVDVKAEMEKQGYTVQKLFELGDQYFQSLGMRALPPSFWNLSLLTRPDDRQVVCHPSAWDFYQDSDVRIKMCTEVDSHYFYVVHHELGHIQYYLQYEQQPAVYRGAPNPGFHEAVGDVIALSVMSAKHLKAIGLLENGRLDEKSRINQLFKQALSKIVFLPFGYAVDKYRYAVFRNELDESQWNCGFWQMRSEFGGVEPPVFRTEKDFDPPAKYHIDADVEYLRYFAAHIFQFQFHKALCRKAGQYAPNNSRLTLDNCDIFGSKAAGRSLSQFLSKGNSRHWKEVLEEFTGETEMDPAALLEYFEPLYQWLKQENSRLGVPLGWGPTDKIPSDCCGTFST, encoded by the exons ATGGGGGCATGCAATATAACCGTCTTATTGCTGGTCATCATGTTGTGG ctACCCCATGGACTGTCCATGGACAATAGCTGCTCGGCATCGGTGCTGGAGGCGCGCAGGTTTTTCGAGCTGGAAAATGAACAACTACGAAGGCGCTTCCACGAGGAATTCCTGTCCGGTTACAACTATAACACCAATGTAACGGAGGCGAACCGCCAGGCCATGATCGATGTGTATGCCCGCAATGCGGAGCTCAATAAGCGCCTGGCCCAGCAAATAAAGGCCTCTGATTACATTCAGTCCGAGGATGCGGATATACGACGACAGGCCGAGCATCTCTCCAAACTGGGAGCATCCGCCCTGAATGCCGACGACTATCTGGCCCTGCAGAATGCCATCAGTTCTATGCAAACGAATTATGCCACCGCCACCGTGTGTTCCTACACCAATCGCAGTGATTGCTCGCTCACACTGGAGCCGCACATCCAGGAGCGTCTGTCCCACAGCCGTGATCCTGCCGAGCTGGCTTGGTACTGGCGGGAGTGGCACGATAAGGCTGGAACTCCCATGCGGGAGAACTTCGCCGAGTACGTGCGTCTGACGCGCAAGGCATCCCAATTGAATG GTCACCGCTCCTATGCCGACTACTGGGTGCAGTTCTACGAGGACCCGGACTTTGAGCGCCAACTGGATGCCACATTTAAGCAGCTACTGCCCTTCTACCGACAGCTCCACGGCTACGTTCGATTCCGTTTGCGACAGCACTACGGTCCGGATGTAATGCCGGCAGAGGGAAACATTCCTATTAGCCTGCTGGGCAACATGTGGGGCCAGTCGTGGAACGAGCTGCTCGATTTGTTCACTCCCTATCCGGAGAAGCCGTTTGTGGACGTGAAGGCCGAAATGGAGAAGCAGGGATACACGGTGCAGAAGCTGTTTGAGCTGGGTGATCAGTACTTCCAGTCGCTCGGCATGCGCGCCCTACCCCCCAGTTTCTGGAACCTAAGTTTGCTCACCCGCCCCGACGATCGTCAGGTGGTTTGCCACCCCTCCGCCTGGGACTTTTACCAAGACAGCGATGTGCGGATCAAGATGTGCACCGAAGTGGACTCCCACTACTTTTATGTGGTGCATCATGAGCTGGGACACATCCAGTACTATTTGCAATACGAGCAACAGCCGGCTGTCTATCGGGGAGCACCCAATCCTGGCTTCCATGAAGCTGTGGGCGACGTGATTGCCCTATCGGTGATGTCGGCAAAGCACTTGAAGGCCATTGGCCTGCTCGAAAATGGTCGACTAGACGAAAAGAGTCGAATCAATCAGTTGTTTAAGCAGGCCCTCTCCAAGATTGTCTTTCTGCCCTTTGGCTACGCCGTGGATAAGTATCGCTATGCCGTTTTTCGCAACGAATTGGATGAGTCACAATGGAACTGCGGCTTCTGGCAGATGCGATCCGAGTTTGGCGGCGTCGAACCACCAGTATTCCGCACCGAAAAGGACTTTGACCCGCCAGCCAAGTACCACATTGATGCAGACGTGGAGTATTTGCGCTACTTTGCCGCCCACATCTTCCAGTTTCAGTTCCACAAGGCCCTGTGCCGCAAGGCCGGCCAGTATGCGCCCAACAACAGTCGCCTGACTCTGGACAACTGTGATATCTTCGGCAGCAAGGCAGCTGGACGATCACTAAGCCAGTTCCTCTCAAAGGGCAACTCCCGCCATTGGAAGGAGGTGCTGGAGGAGTTCACAGGCGAAACGGAAATGGACCCAGCCGCTCTGCTGGAGTACTTTGAACCGCTGTACCAGTGGCTTAAGCAGGAGAACAGTCGCTTGGGCGTCCCATTGGGCTGGGGACCAACAGACA AAATCCCCTCTGATTGCTGTGGAACATTTAGCACCTAG